The Podospora pseudocomata strain CBS 415.72m chromosome 1 map unlocalized CBS415.72m_1, whole genome shotgun sequence genome has a segment encoding these proteins:
- a CDS encoding uncharacterized protein (EggNog:ENOG503NW1S; COG:J) produces MATASPAPSGPQPSLTFTRPVFAKLSPHPYLLRTLSPDSPDQQPTRDNGRAPHQSRPIQINTSSLSQAHGSSLVRTGDTTVICGVRGELLPVTAIPQFRPHNGTLYDQDEGDEARARKELKDYDLLVPNIELATGCAPQFLPGVPPTTLAQTVSTRVYSLLHGAGVVDGRGLRVWFTPESKKEEGDMEVEGEEEREEQKPQVVAYWVLYIDLLFVSFDGNPFDAAWAAVLAALKDTKLPMARWDPDREMVVCRKGQDTRLNVRGLPVACSAAVFLEKEHGEVGRGERNRHWILLDPDRSEEELCKEEIVEMVIWKDEDDDKVEGM; encoded by the exons ATGGCAACAGCTTCACCAGCGCCATCCGGGCCCCAGCCCTCCCTCACCTTTACCCGCCCCGTCTTCGCTAAGctctccccccacccatACCTCCTTCGCACTCTTTCCCCCGACTCCCCAGACCAACAGCCCACCCGCGACAACGGCCGCGCGCCGCACCAGTCACGCCCGATCCAGATCAATACCTCCTCCCTATCCCAAGCTCATGGCTCTTCCCTCGTCCGAACAGGCGACACGACCGTCATCTGCGGCGTCCGAGGCGAGCTCCTCCCCGTGACGGCTATTCCCCAATTCCGACCTCACAACGGGACGCTCTACGATCAAgacgagggcgatgaggcAAGGGCGAGGAAAGAACTCAAGGATTACGATCTGCTAGTCCCCAATATTGAGCTGGCAACAGGGTGCGCGCCGCAGTTCTTGCCGGGTGTGCCGCCTACGACGTTGGCGCAGACGGTGAGCACGAGGGTGTACAGTCTTTTGCACggggctggggtggtggacgggcgggggttgagggtgtgGTTCACGCCGGAGAGtaagaaggaggaaggggatatggaagttgaaggggaggaagagcgggaggagcagaagccgCAGGTGGTGGCGTATTGGGTGCTGTATATTGACTTGCTCTTTGTCAGCTTTGACGGGAACCCGTTTGATGCTGCTTGGGCGGCGGTTTTGGCTGCGCTGAAGGATACGAAGCTTCCCATGGCGAGGTGGGATCCTGATAGGGAGATGGTTGTTTGCCGGAAGGGGCAGGATACGAGGTTGAATGTCAGGGGACTGCCGGTGGCTTgttcggcggcggtgtttttggagaaggagcatggtgaggtgggaaggggggagcgGAATAGGCATTGGATTTTGTTGGATCCGGATCggagcgaggaggagctgtgCAAGGAG GAGATTGTGGAGATGGTTATTTggaaggatgaggatgatgacaaaGTAGAAGGGATGTAA
- the MRS6 gene encoding Rab proteins geranylgeranyltransferase component A (COG:O; EggNog:ENOG503NWFY) codes for MESLADTLWDVVICGTGLQQSLLALALSRSDKKVLHIDPNDFYGGAEAAFSLQEVESWVEKVETGKEGLFEAASVKKLGGDTGLSFPRAYSLALAPQLIHARSTLLSQLVSSRAYRQVEFLAVGSFSIFKPSPDSSQKPTLVRIPSTREDVFSTTAISAKAKRGLMKFLKFVLDYDSTPQTDTWQPHVDAPLTEFLLKEFKMDQELQTYIITLTLSLNGKINTRDGLAVIHRHLSSMGMYGPGFAALYPKWGGLSEIAQVSCRAGAVGGAVYMLGTGIKTMNDKDDPIVIELSSGDTIKTHKVVRANESATDRFGINRLVAVVGSSLKSLFESTVEGAPKPAVAIVAFPAGSLSTATGEASTSPVYLSVHSSDTGECPANQSVLYFTTGSEHASQDLLQQALDSFLAALSGDTVPQCLYKLQYKQLQSSAHSQANGSIFDFAPPASALAFDDSILQSVQDAWKMVLGDEAVEEEYLTFADREGAMDDDESV; via the exons ATGGAGTCTTTGGCTGACACCCTCTGGGACGTCGTCATCTGCGGCACGGGTTTGCAGCAGTCGCTGCTCGCTTT AGCCCTCTCGAGATCCGACAAGAAGGTCCTTCACATCGACCCAAATGACTTCTATGGTGGTGCTGAAGCAGCTTTCAGCCTGCAAGAAGTAGAATCATGGGTTGAAAAGGTCGAAACTGGCAAGGAAGGCCTCTTTGAGGCTGCCTCCGTGAAGAAGCTCGGGGGTGACACCGGCTTGTCTTTTCCCCGCGCATACTCCCTGGCACTCGCACCCCAGCTCATCCACGCCCGCTCGACGCTGCTCTCCCAGCTTGTCTCTTCCCGCGCCTACCGGCAGGTCGAGTTCCTTGCCGTGGGATCCTTCTCTATTTTCAAGCCCTCCCCAGATTCCTCGCAAAAACCCACCCTGGTCCGCATCCCTTCTACCCGCGAAGATGTCTTTTCTACCACCGCCATCTCAGCAAAGGCAAAGCGCGGTCTGATGAAGTTCCTCAAATTCGTTTTGGATTACGACAGCACCCCCCAGACAGACACATGGCAACCCCACGTGGATGCACCACTGACTGAGTTCTTGCTGAAAGAGTTCAAGATGGATCAGGAACTTCAGACTtacatcatcactctcacCCTTTCACTCAACGGAAAGATCAATACCAGAGACGGGCTGGCTGTCATCCATCGCCATCTCTCGTCGATGGGTATGTACGGTCCAGGCTTTGCTGCCCTCTACCCCAAGTGGGGCGGCCTGTCAGAGATTGCCCAAGTCTCATGCCGAGCCGGCGCGGTAGGCGGAGCTGTGTATATGCTCGGGACAGGCATCAAGACGATGAACGACAAGGACGACCCCATCGTGATTGAACTCTCCAGCGGCGATACAATCAAGACACACAAGGTTGTCCGCGCCAACGAGAGCGCTACTGATCGATTCGGTATCAACAGGCTGGTAGCTGTTGTTGGCTCCTCACTGAAATCACTTTTCGAGTCAACGGTCGAGGGTGCACCAAAGCCGGCCGTCGCCATTGTTGCTTTCCCAGCTGGCTCCTTGTCAACTGCTACTGGGGAAGCATCAACATCCCCGGTGTATCTGTCTGTTCATTCCAGCGATACCGGGGAATGTCCTGCCAACCAAA GTGTTCTTTACTTTACCACTGGCTCAGAGCATGCCTCCCAGGACTTGCTTCAACAAGCATTGGATTCTTTTCTGGCTGCTTTGTCTGGTGATACTGTCCCCCAGTGTCTTTATAAACTGCAGTATAAGCAACTGCAAAGCTCAGCTCACAGTCAAGCAAACGGTTCGATTTTCGattttgctcctcctgcctcAGCCCTTGCTTTTGACGACTCAATTTTGCAGTCGGTTCAAGATGCTTGGAAGATGGTCTTAGGTGATGAAGCTGTCGAGGAAGAGTACCTTACCTTTGCTGACCGAGAAGGCGCaatggatgatgacgaaaGTGTATGA
- the rec8 gene encoding R8 protein (COG:D; EggNog:ENOG503NY2J) yields MASLLSSLLLLGAAISPAQARVAAWWNGVGPQVIVQNETTGLIRYSRCNLFDNPKYSYTDGSVFSLTYKPKNDTPLAGSGYWSNEFTAASIYYLTERYEIANGLFHCNMTTGLFESKGNWIISKPSPSVHQNTGLASLLLGEEGGYRLFYHNKDGQVAQLGYTRDDGQWLYKGMVSKDVNTVPALGAAHSGKENITVVSTRDLSNIGVTRWNSAGTWWRSTLPQALENETDVITSKTNKTEIAINATAPVNFTLPAYDAATKGMGISIDRNYTRFIWYIGTDKKIHQIGNTNYFWSIRENQTESFWPEADEPNASVGVAFDFSSNLVHLYYMAKGKLVQVKYENESWKAWSNVPEPPAEQTTTDPTPSGPTTTESPVSEQSDVPNEGLSTGAQAGIGVGVSLGVIAVGVLIAVIVLLKRKKHEGFEHPPQQHTDDGSTIAPTTPAPSYGVPHPQNPSMVHYNNIAPQYHNYQMAQYDGYAWDQKYAPITSNSPPASQPYSSPQSTYAAMPIQQLDSETRPTELYAQPLYELPNQTNSHELVAEPKRTAAEQQKIYETQQLEQQRRAMYQQQQQQQQQQVQMYQGQPPQYQQLLTSHQYGVATVWLVSTVGIKSNAKKISRKAIQEVNVQKACETILEPGAPIALRLQGSLLYGVSRVYSQQCQYVLADAEKVQAHMMAFYNAMGGNENALDPRAGKAKRKELMLQDDPDFDLNYQLPVFELDDDGNLILPAVESQASRNSTSQMSPHQLDSFNAGGSSIHGGLDLPGSSSGLRNPFHDGPFGSDDIDHGMDNQQVLPFGDEERQLAPIDDWGIEIDADGNVLALFEEPELPQIPQVDVSKADDNLPSDLGLDRFDSEGDFIMGNRDPAIPSDPRLPSEPPVLPQVGQAQQEENQEQQQQEAEMDENASEVQAPARARRQRRRQLLAPDDQTMLTRGQIRLWGDTYANRADEETARRQRRGLTATETRMNAYNLVFGQGLANLGYLAGYPNIPHPLAPFFAGEGLAQQLGFISPDSDVSGDVPATPRSRRRTASQALELEEDEVARRVRPRLSNEPDAPQGAPQLTNEAQLFLLGEQGEPIEAGRRGTSAQLSDAIHSDAPWNRPSSHIPSSPIKGGAGSKPGSRHVSASPLTHRARAGILGGSDQIERFSDQPIFGSDTGFSQGGGGAFLSSDPIVDPIDAPQEIKVPADTSQQMINALDREGQNFARFLRHIAKTKGYANEDDEQDEKAWVSFDDLFEPEDRKRAVVVQAFHHVLTLATKNVVKVKQDGQGGLKPFGEIRVGVDLPLSEDGGEEGEDEEMGDGGEESRIATGDDDEE; encoded by the exons ATGGCGTCATTGCTATCATCACTGCTTCTACTTGGGGCTGCCATCTCACCGGCACAGGCACGCGTAGCAGCTTGGTGGAACGGCGTCGGGCCTCAAGTGATTGTCCAGAACGAGACAACTGGACTCATCCGATACAGCAGATGCAACCTCTTTGACAACCCAAAATACTCTTACACCGACGGGAGTGTCTTCTCCCTTACATACAAGCCCAAGAACGACACGCCTCTGGCTGGCTCGGGGTATTGGTCGAACGAATTCACAGC TGCCTCGATCTACTATCTGACCGAAAGATATGAGATTGCCAACGGTCTGTTCCACTGCAACATGACTACCGGGCTCTTTGAAAGCAAGGGGAACTGGATCATCAGCAAGCCATCGCCTAGCGTTCATCAAAACACCGGATTGGCTTCTTTGCTCCTGGGTGAAGAG GGAGGATATCGGCTGTTTTATCACAATAAGGATGGCCAGGTTGCCCAACTTGGTTATACGAGAGACGACGGCCAATGGTTGTACAAGGGCATGGTCAGCAAAGATGTCAACACTGTACCCGCTCTTGGGGCTGCCCACTCTGGAAAGGAGAACATCACGGTTGTATCTACCAGGGACTTGAGCAATATTGGGGTTACAAGATGGAATAGTGCTGGGACTTGGTGGAGGT CCACGCTACCCCAAGCCTTGGAAAACGAAACCGATGTGATCACCAGCAAGACGAACAAGACCGAAATTGCAATCAATGCAACGGCACCAGTCAACTTCACCTTGCCTGCTTATGATGCCGCCACCAAGGGAATGGGGATCAGCATCGACAGGAACTACACACGTTTCATCTGGTACATTGGCACCGATAAGAAGATCCATCAGATCGGAAACACAAACTATTTCTGGAGTATCCGAGAGAACCAGACCGAATCATTCTGGCCCGAGGCAGATGAGCCCAACGCCAGCGTCGGTGTTGCTTTCGACTTTTCATCCAATCTGGTGCACCTCTACTACATGGCGAAGGGAAAGCTCGTCCAAGTCAAGTACGAAAACGAATCTTGGAAGGCATGGTCAAATGTGCCTGAGCCCCCCGCCGAACAAACCACCACGGACCCCACCCCCTCTGGACCTACCACCACGGAATCCCCTGTTTCTGAACAATCGGATGTGCCAAACGAAGGTCTCTCCACCGGTGCTCAAGCTGGGATCGGAGTGGGTGTATCACTTGGCGTCATTGCTGTTGGAGTGCTCATTGCAGTTATCGTGTTGCTGAAGCGTAAGAAGCACGAGGGATTCGAACACCCGCCCCAACAGCACACGGACGACGGATCAACGAttgctcccaccacccctgcTCCATCATACGGTgtccctcacccccaaaacccatcGATGGTTCACTACAACAACATTGCTCCTCAGTATCACAACTACCAAATGGCGCAGTATGATGGTTACGCCTGGGATCAGAAGTATGCTCCTATCACATCAAACTCCCCACCAGCATCACAGCCATATAGTTCTCCCCAGTCAACATACGCCGCAATGCCAATCCAGCAGCTTGACTCGGAGACCCGTCCGACAGAGCTGTATGCTCAGCCTCTATATGAGCTCCCAAACCAGACGAATTCTCATGAGCTGGTGGCAGAGCCGAAGAGAACCGCGGCGGAGCAGCAGAAAATATACGAGACGCAGCAGTTGGAGCAGCAACGGCGGGCGATgtatcagcagcagcagcaacaacagcaacaacaggtgCAGATGTACCAGGGACAGCCGCCACAATACCAGCAGC tcctcaccagccaccaGTATGGTGTGGCCACAGTCTG GCTCGTCTCAACCGTTGGCATCAAGTCCAATGCCAAGAAGATCTCACGTAAGGCAATCCAGGAGGTTAACGTCCAGAAGGCTTGCGAAACTATCTTGGAGCCTGGTGCCCCTATTGCCCTACGTCTCCAAGGCAGTCTTCTCTATGGCGTCTCCAGGGTGTACTCGCAGCAGTGCCAGTATGTATTGGCCGACGCTGAGAAGGTGCAGGCCCATATGATGGCTTTTTACAATGCCATGGGCGGAAATGAGAATGCACTGGATCCGAGGGCAGGCAAGGCCAA GCGGAAGGAGCTCATGCTCCAAGACGACCCTGATTTTGACCTCAACTACCAGCTCCCCGTCTTTGAGCTTGACGATGACGGTAACTTGATTCTTCCAGCCGTCGAAAGCCAAGCATCACGCAACAGCACTTCACAGATGTCGCCTCACCAGCTCGACAGCTTCAACGCTGGCGGGAGCTCGATCCATGGGGGCCTTGACCTCCCCGGATCTTCTTCTGGTCTTAGAAACCCATTCCATGACGGTCCCTTTGGCAGCGATGACATAGATCATGGCATGGACAACCAACAAGTGCTGCCCTTCGGCGATGAGGAGCGACAGCTTGCACCCATCGATGATTGGGGCATTGAAATCGACGCAGATGGGAACGTGTTAGCCCTTTTTGAGGAGCCTGAGCTGCCGCAGATTCCCCAGGTCGATGTTTCCAAGGCCGATGACAACCTTCCCTCTGATCTCGGTCTCGATCGATTCGATAGCGAAGGAGACTTCATTATGGGTAACAGAGACCCTGCCATTCCTTCTGATCCGCGCCTGCCGTCTGAACCCCCTGTCCTTCCCCAAGTCGGGCAGGCGCAGCAAGAAGAGAACCaagagcagcaacaacaagaggcCGAAATGGACGAAAACGCTAGTGAAGTTCAAGCTCCAGCTCGTGCTCGACGTCAGCGTCGCCGCCAACTTCTCGCGCCAGATGATCAGACTATGCTCACTCGTGGGCAGATTCGACTCTGGGGTGACACTTACGCCAACAGAGCTGATGAAGAGACCGCTCGACGGCAGCGACGTGGACTCACAGCCACGGAAACACGGATGAATGCTTACAATCTGGTGTTCGGACAGGGTCTCGCCAACCTTGGCTACTTGGCCGGCTACCCTAACATCCCGCACCCCTTGGCCCCCTTCTTTGCAGGAGAGGGTCTCGCTCAGCAGTTAGGTTTCATCAGCCCAGATTCCGACGTCAGCGGCGATGTACCCGCCACCCCCCGTAGCCGCCGTCGCACAGCCTCACAAGCCCTCGAGCtagaagaagacgaagtcGCCCGTCGGGTCCGTCCCCGCCTCAGCAATGAGCCCGACGCCCCACAAGGTGCCCCCCAACTTACAAACGAAGcccaactcttcctcctggGTGAACAAGGAGAGCCAATTGAAGCAGGCAGAAGAGGCACCAGCGCCCAACTCTCAGACGCAATCCACTCCGATGCCCCCTGGAACAGACCCTCCTCTCACATCCCTAGCTCCCCCATCAAAGGCGGTGCCGGCTCCAAACCCGGCAGCCGTCACGTCAgcgcctcccccctcacccaccgtGCCAGAGCTGGTATATTGGGGGGATCAGACCAGATCGAACGCTTCAGCGATCAACCCATCTTTGGATCAGACACGGGTTTctcccaaggaggaggtggtgcctTCCTCTCTTCTGATCCCATCGTCGATCCGATTGATGCCCCCCAGGAGATAAAGGTGCCAGCTGATACCTCCCAGCAGATGATCAATGCCCTTGATCGCGAGGGGCAGAACTTCGCAAGGTTTCTCCGGCATATTGCCAAGACCAAGGGGTACGCcaatgaggatgatgagcagGACGAGAAAGCCTGGGTGAGCTTTGATGACTTGTTTGAGCCGGAGGATAGgaagagggcggtggtggtacaggCTTTTCATCATGTGTTGACTTTGGCGACGAAGAAtgtggtgaaggtgaagcAGGATGGACAGGGGGGGCTGAAGCCGTTTGGGGAGATCAGGGTGGGGGTTGACTTGCCTTTGTCTGAGgatggtggcgaggagggggaggatgaggagatgggggatggtggtgaggagtcGAGGATTGCTactggagatgatgatgaggagtaA
- a CDS encoding uncharacterized protein (EggNog:ENOG503P2JS; COG:S): MFRRRWSGLPADPIFPANISELGYFINEDDEIRSLENADYYFHYFLTKNERYNDRRRFAYNEAIGNVIHSRLDAESLAPLRLPVGTKPIDPHVPIRISPDLPERSRVVLIVGEDNQQFGVLAHRVLGGKGGITKGSILNLVQALKKQPSSSTDPTPPGIIIANPSELWWWPEGKRGLTPVDRHYIPMTSAVHLGRAYDKARNGIPKNITTAEHVKCVFEEVVDKLVGKDVKLDIIAVGNSAEEVEKYLNDDEVWKKFGTMIGAMVVLGGFYHSDEFKCEGFKQFMQERARAYAIHHTPLDKPIAGSFGNPGALGFTSFGCPAFSAGEANMTELMLIETHHSVLNWLENVALLGEAYRNEDVQIYGDDDGVIPEEFLQAWGEKDVEETEKHMKGTEKDMEETEAEIKKDELHALEDGNSGHDSTPKKEVAVSKESSPGSSQDSRVAAAEKEDEENVVLKVKDLKVTVVDGE, from the exons ATGTTCCGTCGCCGCTGGTCTGGCCTCCCGGCCGATCCCATTTTTCCAGCGAACATCTCTGAGCTCGG CTACTTCATcaacgaagatgatgagatcCGCTCTCTCGAAAATGCCGACTACTACTTCCACTATTTCCTCACCAAGAACGAGCGCTACAACGACCGCCGCCGTTTTGCCTACAATG AAGCCATCGGCAATGTGATTCACTCTCGCCTCGATGCCGAGTCACTCGCTCCCCTCCGTCTGCCCGTGGGAACCAAGCCCATTGACCCTCATGTCCCTATTCGCATCAGTCCCGACCTTCCCGAGCGCTCTCGAGTTGTTCTCATTGTTGGGGAGGACAACCAGCAGTTCGGTGTCCTCGCCCACCGTGTCCTGGGTGGCAAAGGTGGCATCACCAAGGGCTCGATCCTCAACCTTGTCCAGGCCTTGAAGAAgcaaccctcttcctcgactgACCCTACGCCCCCGGGAATCATCATTGCCAACCCTAGtgagttgtggtggtggcctgAGGGcaagagggggttgacgcCTGTGGACCGCCATTACATTCCCATGACCAGCGCGGTTCACCTTGGTCGCGCCTACGACAAGGCCAGAAATGGGATCCCCAAGAATATTACCACTGCGGAGCACGTCAAGTGtgtttttgaggaggtggtagaCAAGTTGGTTGGGAAGGACGTCAAGTTGGATATTATTGCTGTGGGCAATTCggcagaggaggtggagaaaTATCTGAACGATGATGAGGTCTGGAAGAAGTTTGGGACGATGATAGGGGCGATGGTAGTGTTGGGGGGTTTTTATCACTCGGATGAGTTCAAGTGTGAGGGGTTCAAACAGTTTATGCAAGAG AGAGCTCGCGCCTATGCCATCCACCACACACCCCTTGACAAACCTATTGCCGGGTCTTTTGGCAACCCCGGTGCTCTTGGGTTTACCTCCTTTGGTTGCCCTGCTTTCAGCGCTGGCGAGGCGAATATGACTGAGCTGATGCTTATTGAGACACATCATAGCGTTCTCAACTGGCTGGAGAATGTTGCTTTGCTTGGGGAGGCGTACAGGAATGAGGATGTTCAGATCtatggagatgatgatggagtcATTCCGGAGGAATTTCTGCAGGCTTGGGGCGAaaaggatgtggaggagacCGAGAAGCACATGAAGGGGACCGAGAAGGATATGGAGGagaccgaggccgagattaAAAAGGATGAGTTGCATGCATTGGAGGATGGCAATTCTGGCCATGATAGCACTCCTAAGAAGGAGGTCGCTGTTAGCAAGGAGAGTTCACCCGGCTCATCTCAGGACAGCagagttgctgctgctgagaaggaggatgaggagaatgTGGTtctcaaggtcaaggatCTGAAGGTCacggtggtggatggggagtaG
- the MRP2 gene encoding 40S ribosomal protein mrp2, mitochondrial (BUSCO:EOG09265D7J; EggNog:ENOG503P4CP; COG:J), which translates to MSMFRAKKFDLGCFTNIKIIRDHSKRKAFEAAEPERQALRYIIRNTTLPMRTRAMAQLQLTQMHCYTRPTQIRNRCVLGGKGRGVLRAFKMSRYNFRMEALAGNLPGVKKASW; encoded by the exons ATGTCCATGTTCAGGGCTAAAAAGTTTGATCTTGGGTgcttcaccaacatcaaaatcATCCGGGATCACTCCAAGCGCAAGGCATTTGAGGCCGCGGAGCCCGAGAG ACAAGCTCTCCGGTACATCATCCGGAACACCACCCTTCCTATGAGGACACGCGCCATGgcccagctccagctcaCTCAGATGCACTGCTACACCCGGCCAACACAAATCAGGAATCGCTGCGTCTTGGGCGGTAAGGGGAGAGGTGTACTGAGAGCATTCAAGATGTCAAGA TACAACTTCCGTATGGAAGCATTGGCAGGTAATTTGCCAGGTGTGAAAAAGGCTTCTTGGTAA
- a CDS encoding uncharacterized protein (BUSCO:EOG0926131E; COG:H; EggNog:ENOG503NWHD): MPCMQELAPIWFFVQSALSTPCPPLSCWILVTQQNNLLSSATTIPPLPPNIASRSRKMASPAPLQRLQAPLRRSLARAAVLSSRTYATIPSPSDPELTQSSPSPTASTTPAKKAPRPSYFKDTTVASFSEFVGSQSAPLSLSEAYEIKTVEVGPAGRKRTITRLPEWLKTPIPSSGANPNFGKIKADLRGLNLHTVCEEARCPNIGECWGGNDKSAATATIMLMGDTCTRGCRFCSVKTNRKPPPLDPHEPENTAEALARWGLGYVVLTSVDRDDLADGGARHFAETIRRIKQKKPTLLVEALTGDFMGDLDMVKIVAESGLDVYAHNVETVEGLTPYVRDRRATFRQSLKVLEHVKAVRGKEGIITKTSIMLGLGEQEQEIWDTLRELRRIDVDVVTFGQYMRPTKRHLKVEKYVTPDEFDLWKQRALDMGFLYCASGPLVRSSYKAGEAFIENVLRKRAGERAAASASLDQVVAAEETKAL; this comes from the exons ATGCCCTGCATGCAAGAGCTAGCGCCGATTTGGTTTTTTGTTCAGTCAGCCTTATCAACTCCGTGTCCGCCACTGTCCTGCTGGATATTGGTCacccaacaaaacaacctcctctctTCCGCCACGACCATTCCCCCACTCCCGCCAAACATAGCCAGTCGATCTCGCAAAATGGCCTCACCAGCACCCCTTCAAAGGCTCCAGGCCCCATTGCGACGGTCCTTGGCCCGAGCCGCTGTCCTTTCATCCCGAACTTACGCCACTATCCCTTCACCGTCCGACCCGGAGCTGACACAGTCATCGCCAAGCCCAAcagcctcaacaacccccgcGAAGAAAGCCCCGCGACCGTCATACTTCAAAGACACCACCGTCGCCTCCTTTTCCGAGTTCGTGGGCTCCCAGTCtgcccccctctccctcagcGAAGCCTACGAGATCAAGACCGTAGAGGTAGGCCCCGCCGGCCGCAAGCGCACCATCACCCGTCTGCCAGAATGGCTCAAGACCCCAATCCCTTCCTCAGGTGCCAACCCCAACTTTGGCAAGATCAAGGCCGACCTCAGGGGTTTGAACCTGCACACTGTGTGCGAGGAGGCGCGATGCCCGAATATCGGCGAGTGCTGGGGTGGAAACGATAAGTCTGCTGCGACGGCGACGATCATGCTTATGGGTGATACTTGCACCAGAGGGTGCAGGTTCTGCAGTGTCAAGACCAACAGGAAGCCTCCGCCGCTTGACCCGCATGAACCGGAGAATACGGCCGAGGCACTGGCgaggtgggggttggggtatgTGGTTTTGACAAGTGTGGATCGTGATGATTTGGCGGACGGTGGTGCGAGGCACTTTGCGGAGACGATTAGGAGGATTAAGCAGAAGAAGCCGACGCTGTTGGTGGAGGCGTTGACTGGTGATTTCATGGGGGACCTGGACATGGTCAAGATTGTGGCGGAGAGTGGATTGGATGTGTATGCTCACAACGTtgagacggtggaggggttgacaCCGTATGTTCGCGACCGGAGGGCTACTTTCAGACAGAGtttgaaggtgttggagcATGTGAAGGCTGTCAGGGGCAAGGAgggcatcatcaccaagacgAGTATCatgcttggtcttggtgagcaggagcaggagattTGGGATACGCTGAGAG AGCTGAGAAGGATCGACGTCGATGTCGTCACCTTTGGGCAGTATATGCGCCCTACCAAGAGGCATCTCAAGGTCGAAAAGTACGTCACCCCTGACGAGTTTGACCTCTGGAAGCAGCGTGCTCTGGATATGGGCTTCCTGTACTGCGCCAGCGGCCCTCTTGTCAGGTCATCTTACAAGGCTGGCGAGGCCTTCATTGAGAACGTTCTCAGGAAGCGCGCCGGCGAAAGAGCTGCAGCCTCGGCGAGTCTCGACCAAGTCGTGGCCGCTGAAGAAACCAAGGCTCTCTGA
- the SNC2 gene encoding Vesicle membrane receptor protein (v-SNARE) (COG:U; EggNog:ENOG503P44G) — MSSEPYDPYIPAGQQGSSQDPGNARTQALKQQIDETVDVMRKNVNKVAERGEHLDSLQNKTDDLAMSAQNFRRGANQVRKKMWWKDMKMRIWLIVGIIVLLAIIIIPAVVATR; from the exons ATGTCTTCCGAGCCGTATGACCCTTATATCCCCGCCGGCCAGCAGGGTTCGTCGCAGGATCCCGGCAATGCCAGGACGCAAGCTTTGAAGCAG CAAATCGACGAGACTGTCGATGTCATGCGCAAGAATGTCAACAAGGTCGCCGAGCGTGGTGAGCACCTTGATAGTCTCCAGAACAAGACCGACGATTTGGCCATGTCCGCACAAAATTTCCGCCGTGGTGCCAACCAAGTCCGCAAGAAGATGTGGTGGAAG GACATGAAGATGCGCATCTGGCTCATTGTCGGTATTATCGTCCTTCTCGCCATCATTATCATCCCTGCGG TTGTTGCTACGAGATAA